Proteins encoded together in one Lathyrus oleraceus cultivar Zhongwan6 chromosome 5, CAAS_Psat_ZW6_1.0, whole genome shotgun sequence window:
- the LOC127078514 gene encoding coiled-coil domain-containing protein SCD2 isoform X2 — MPVPPIDPPTNRNREKRFQQDITIRQLNSKDTGDQREASALRDELDMLQEENDALFEKLRHAEEKRQEVEIRSRELEKQVASLGEGVSLEAKLLSRKEAALRQREAALLAAKQTRSERDEDLTALRVELQNLKDDAAAAEEQRQEAEAEAKALRTMTERMILTQEEMEEVVLKRCWLARYWGLSVKHGICADIAQSKHEHWSALAPLPFELVTSAGQKAKEESWNKSADGSDRSKIVRDVNDLAGEGNIESMLSVEMGLRELASLKVEDAVILALAQHRRPNLIRQSVLDSKSPGDAKYLEAFELSEEEAEDVLFKEAWLIYFWRRALFHGVEEDIAEDRLQFWIARNGQSPTSHDAVDVERDLLELRKLGIEQQLWEASRKGIDQPSGLSTLDNHKPASDSDTSS; from the exons ATGCCTGTACCTCCAATTGATCCTCCTACCAATAGGAATAGAGAAAAAAG GTTTCAACAAGACATCACTATCAGGCAACTTAACTCCAAAGACACAGGAGATCAGCGCGAAGCTTCTGCACTCCGTGATGAA CTTGATATGCTACAAGAAGAGAATGATGCTTTATTCGAAAAG CTAAGACACGCAGAGGAAAAACGCCAAGAAGTGGAGATCAGATCCCGGGAACTCGAGAAACAG GTTGCTTCTCTTGGAGAAGGTGTATCCCTGGAAGCCAAACTGCTTAGCAG GAAAGAAGCTGCTTTGCGTCAAAGAGAG GCTGCTCTCTTGGCTGCAAAACAAACACGGAGTGAAAGGGATGAGGATCTCACAGCCCTTCGTGTCGAACTTCAG AACCTAAAAGATGACGCAGCAGCAGCAGAGGAACAACGGCAAGAagctgaagctgaagcaaaggctctTCGAACAATGACAGAGAGAATGATTTTGACCCAAGAAGAAATG GAAGAAGTGGTCCTAAAGAGATGTTGGCTTGCCCGCTACTGGGGTCTTTCTGTAAAACATG GCATATGTGCAGATATAGCACAGTCCAAGCATGAACATTGGTCTGCATTAGCTCCTCTTCCTTTTGAACTTGTCACCTCGGCTGGACAAAAGGCTAAGGAGGAATCTTGGAACAAAA GTGCCGATGGTTCAGATAGAAGCAAAATTGTTCGTGATGTGAATGATCTTGCCGGGGAAGGAAACATAGAGAGTATGCTTTCAGTTGAGATGGGTTTGAGGGAACTTGCTTCTTTGAAG gTTGAGGATGCCGTTATACTTGCATTAGCCCAGCACAGACGCCCAAATTTGATTCGGCAGTCTGTTTTAG ATTCTAAATCACCTGGTGATGCCAAATATTTGGAAGCATTTG AGTTAAGTGAAGAGGAAGCCGAAGACGTTCTTTTCAAAGAG GCATGGTTAATTTATTTCTGGAGAAGAGCTTTATTTCATGGCGTGGAAGAAGATATTGCAGAAGACAGGCTTCAGTTTTGGATTGCTCGCAATGGACAGTCACCTACTTCACATGATGCTGTTGATG TCGAGCGAGATTTGTTGGAGTTGAGGAAGCTGGGTATAGAACAGCAACTTTGGGAAGCTTCTCGGAAGGGAATTGATCAGCCTTCAGGGTTGTCGACACTTGACAATCATAAACCTGCCTCTGACTCAGATACCTCATCGTGA
- the LOC127078514 gene encoding coiled-coil domain-containing protein SCD2 isoform X1, with protein MDRRRTDSPVYTRQWSENSSSTGSSSPVMSPAHHQSRLGPTSTGISTIKRTQNVAAKAAAQRLARAMASRTVDDDEDEDDDLEFGFSVPPASAHSSFSSNRSSTANANVIPPISIARPNRSPSPALGRNFVEHTQSVRSSSAGRPAISVRSAQVVPPPKSTIRTPMPVPPIDPPTNRNREKRFQQDITIRQLNSKDTGDQREASALRDELDMLQEENDALFEKLRHAEEKRQEVEIRSRELEKQVASLGEGVSLEAKLLSRKEAALRQREAALLAAKQTRSERDEDLTALRVELQNLKDDAAAAEEQRQEAEAEAKALRTMTERMILTQEEMEEVVLKRCWLARYWGLSVKHGICADIAQSKHEHWSALAPLPFELVTSAGQKAKEESWNKSADGSDRSKIVRDVNDLAGEGNIESMLSVEMGLRELASLKVEDAVILALAQHRRPNLIRQSVLDSKSPGDAKYLEAFELSEEEAEDVLFKEAWLIYFWRRALFHGVEEDIAEDRLQFWIARNGQSPTSHDAVDVERDLLELRKLGIEQQLWEASRKGIDQPSGLSTLDNHKPASDSDTSS; from the exons ATGGACCGGAGGAGAACCGATAGTCCAGTATACACGCGGCAGTGGAGCGAGAATTCCAGCAGCACCGGCTCATCATCGCCGGTGATGTCGCCGGCTCATCATCAGTCGCGGCTTGGTCCTACTTCTACCGGCATCTCCACCATCAAGCGCACCCAAAACGTCGCTGCTAAAGCCGCCGCGCAGCGCCTTGCTCGCGCCATGGCGTCTCGAACTGTTGACGACGACGAGGATGAGGACGACGATCTCGAATTCGGTTTCAGCGTTCCGCCTGCGTCTGCTCATTCTTCCTTCTCTAGCAACAGGAGTTCTACTGCTAATGCCAACGTCATCCCTCCAATTTCGATCGCGAGGCCGAACAGATCTCCTTCTCCTGCG TTAGGTCGGAACTTTGTAGAGCATACTCAATCAGTGCGTTCATCATCTGCTGGAAGACCAGCAATTTCAGTTCGTTCAGCACAGGTGGTGCCACCTCCCAAATCCACTATCCGAACACCTATGCCTGTACCTCCAATTGATCCTCCTACCAATAGGAATAGAGAAAAAAG GTTTCAACAAGACATCACTATCAGGCAACTTAACTCCAAAGACACAGGAGATCAGCGCGAAGCTTCTGCACTCCGTGATGAA CTTGATATGCTACAAGAAGAGAATGATGCTTTATTCGAAAAG CTAAGACACGCAGAGGAAAAACGCCAAGAAGTGGAGATCAGATCCCGGGAACTCGAGAAACAG GTTGCTTCTCTTGGAGAAGGTGTATCCCTGGAAGCCAAACTGCTTAGCAG GAAAGAAGCTGCTTTGCGTCAAAGAGAG GCTGCTCTCTTGGCTGCAAAACAAACACGGAGTGAAAGGGATGAGGATCTCACAGCCCTTCGTGTCGAACTTCAG AACCTAAAAGATGACGCAGCAGCAGCAGAGGAACAACGGCAAGAagctgaagctgaagcaaaggctctTCGAACAATGACAGAGAGAATGATTTTGACCCAAGAAGAAATG GAAGAAGTGGTCCTAAAGAGATGTTGGCTTGCCCGCTACTGGGGTCTTTCTGTAAAACATG GCATATGTGCAGATATAGCACAGTCCAAGCATGAACATTGGTCTGCATTAGCTCCTCTTCCTTTTGAACTTGTCACCTCGGCTGGACAAAAGGCTAAGGAGGAATCTTGGAACAAAA GTGCCGATGGTTCAGATAGAAGCAAAATTGTTCGTGATGTGAATGATCTTGCCGGGGAAGGAAACATAGAGAGTATGCTTTCAGTTGAGATGGGTTTGAGGGAACTTGCTTCTTTGAAG gTTGAGGATGCCGTTATACTTGCATTAGCCCAGCACAGACGCCCAAATTTGATTCGGCAGTCTGTTTTAG ATTCTAAATCACCTGGTGATGCCAAATATTTGGAAGCATTTG AGTTAAGTGAAGAGGAAGCCGAAGACGTTCTTTTCAAAGAG GCATGGTTAATTTATTTCTGGAGAAGAGCTTTATTTCATGGCGTGGAAGAAGATATTGCAGAAGACAGGCTTCAGTTTTGGATTGCTCGCAATGGACAGTCACCTACTTCACATGATGCTGTTGATG TCGAGCGAGATTTGTTGGAGTTGAGGAAGCTGGGTATAGAACAGCAACTTTGGGAAGCTTCTCGGAAGGGAATTGATCAGCCTTCAGGGTTGTCGACACTTGACAATCATAAACCTGCCTCTGACTCAGATACCTCATCGTGA